Genomic segment of Pochonia chlamydosporia 170 chromosome 1, whole genome shotgun sequence:
GCTCTTCCTTACAACCCACCACGACAATATAAGGGTCCAGTTTGGAAGGCAGATAAGCCAAAATATTGATTCCCTATATCTAGAACGGGAAATAGAAACGCCTCTCGTAACCACACCGCGCTATTCATCATATCATCACAGGACACCCGGCAACCACGCCGATGCACTTTGCATTCGCTCGTCCAACCACCCTCTGCAGTGTTACCTTGTAAGAGCGGTTCGTTTTGTCTAATAAAAGAGAGCGCAAACAGTCATTGATTCAAATATAAACATGTCTTCCAATCATATATCCTTAAATGACAGGTCTCCAACGCCTGGGCTCCTCGTCTCATTCGCCAACATGCATCCAGACTTTTCGAATTGAATGAGAAGAGAGTCTCATATAGGCTTAAAATTGAAGCAGCTTCCAATCCTCTCACCAAAGTCAAATGATGTTAGAGGTCCACAATGGGAAGGTCATATTGATAGGCGATGTAATTCTCAGCAGTCTAACAACGGCCAAGCATGCGACAGCACTGCACCAACAAACGTGACACCTATCCCCTGTCAATGTGACATTCTTTGATCCTGATTTTCTGAAGAGTACTACCCTGAGCTAATTGTTTTGAAGGCAGATTCCTCAAAAAGCAGGTGATTAAGGCTTGCTCACGATGCTCAGAGACAGACGAGGAAGGTCAGCTTTGACTCTCAACAAGCTACGAAACCGGAAACGGAGTATCAAAAGATCTCTTTTATAGATGCTGACTTTGGCCATCCAATTCGGAGACTTGAATATAAAGACTCGGAGAATCCTGAGCCGCCCTCACGCTGGGAGACTCGTGTCCAGAAAACCTCTTTAGCACCGAAATCTCACATTTTAAAGAGCATCTTAAAAGATTGTTTTCAGTACAATGTTGCCTGAAGGTTTAGCTATCGCAGGCGCTCTCGTTGCTGCAGCCGTGGCAGGGCCACTTAGCGGTATAGAGAGATGCAGCGCTCCGGAAGTAACTGAAGAACAACGAGCATTGGCCAAGCAATTTGCCGTGCAAGAGGCCAGACTAAAAGCGGCCGGCGGAGGCCCTGTTCGGGCTGACATTACTGTCAATGTGTACTTACATAGCGTTTCAGCAACTGAGAGTACCTTACTCAGCGTACGATCACAGCGTCTTCTCAGTATTCCGCAAGCACTTTTAACTGATATGATCGCTTAGGATGAAACCCTTAAGGCTCAGATGGACGCCCTCACTTCCCGATTCTCTGGGACTGGCTTCCACCTCGTTCATGCGAGTAACACTAAAACGGTCAATGCCACCTGGGCCGTAGATGGCGACGAGATGGGCATGAAGAAGGCGCTTCGCAAAGGGAATTACAGAGATCTTAATCTTTATTTCCTAGATCAAATTAGTGGTCTAGGCTATTGCTACTATCCCACGGTTGCCCCCGTTGGATCGAATGAATTTTACCGAGATGGATGCACCAATCTTGCTAGTACAGTCCCTGGGGGTAAACCGCCATTTGGTATGGGCTTGACAGCGGTTCACGAGACAGGGCACTGGATGGGGTTGATGCATACTTTCAGCAACGGCTGTTATGCTCCAGGTGATGAAGTCGATGATACTCCTGCTCAAGCCTCTTCCACTCGTGGTTGTCCCACTGGCCGCGATAGTTGCCCTAAAGAACCCGGCTTGGATCCGATTCACAACTACATGGACTACTCTGACGAGTAAGCAGCGCACCCTTCAAGCACAAATGCATATGACAAGGGACATTATATTAACGGGATCCTG
This window contains:
- a CDS encoding metalloprotease (similar to Myceliophthora thermophila ATCC 42464 XP_003662375.1) encodes the protein MLPEGLAIAGALVAAAVAGPLSGIERCSAPEVTEEQRALAKQFAVQEARLKAAGGGPVRADITVNVYLHSVSATESTLLSDETLKAQMDALTSRFSGTGFHLVHASNTKTVNATWAVDGDEMGMKKALRKGNYRDLNLYFLDQISGLGYCYYPTVAPVGSNEFYRDGCTNLASTVPGGKPPFGMGLTAVHETGHWMGLMHTFSNGCYAPGDEVDDTPAQASSTRGCPTGRDSCPKEPGLDPIHNYMDYSDDACYTEFTPGQNARMLSNWKRFRENK